Proteins from a genomic interval of Trifolium pratense cultivar HEN17-A07 linkage group LG6, ARS_RC_1.1, whole genome shotgun sequence:
- the LOC123891145 gene encoding uncharacterized protein LOC123891145 isoform X4: protein MTMMLDLEFSNKKKKCQQRVSDGGDTSGMGLPQVTMKVFEKIESKGKTTFNEVADELVAELSDPMNSVLSPEKQQYDEKSIRQRTYDVLNVLMAVDIISKDRKEIQWKGLPSPSPIEELKTERLEIRNRIESKASYLQELEEQFVGLKNLVQRNEQLYRSENPPSGGLSLPFVLVQTPPHATVELEVEISEDNQDMQLVHFDFNSAPFQLYDDNYVLKSMEFCDRPRSDIVMLTEEGEVSSLSGLNQLQVPPSVPGILENNTMESNKRRRCGSSLTLSGITNVTSSSLHSQVSSKNVFRKPLHIGPGKYVLKRPRSPHRIDESSQMNFDKSNNKEIYVECNENGEEYDVPDNNSVSSENVFRKPLHIGPGKYVLKRPRSPHRRDETSLMNFDISNNKEIYVECNENGEEYDVPDNHSFFGYIPDNHSVQVVTSQYWDIGEPTCICEYCGAMMWSEERLRKSSKAKNPKFNMCCFQGRIVIPHYHPLPQPLNDLFHKHDKRSKYFLDNIRSFNSMFAFTSMGGKLNKSLNDGNATPTLLMNGENYHQIGSLLPHPGIQPKFAQLYIYDTENEISNRMSVVSMKDNSSSLKATIVDDIKKVLDNHNPYAQTYRMIRDKICENDVPTLKLRILGKRGRDGRRYNLPTTSEVAALIVGDFDAADFERDIILETQSGLLKRISAFEPAYLPLQYPMLFPRGEDGFRKDIQYNDDSNAPTIKRRTITLREWFAYRIQQRITEQSTLLFSRRLFHQFLVDAYSMIESSRLKWIRNHQKDLRVEMYKGLTEAILRGEITPSTAGKRIVLPSSFTGGARYMIQNYQDAMTICGWAGHPDLFITFTCNHKWPELCGFLSKYKLKSKDRPDLVCRLFKIKLDHLIKEIKEGEIFGKVKAVIYTIEFQKRGLPHAHILVFLHPGSRHVHPQDIDRIICAEIPDKHSDPKLFNIVSALMIHSPCGDQNKNSPCMHNGKCTKYFPKRFVDNTIIDADGYPVYRRRDNGVFIRKGEFLVDNRFVVPYNRHLLLKYNSHINVEWCNQSRSLKYLFKFVNKGHDRVTAGFYNNDSKYDDEIKLYYDCRYLSSYEAVWRIFTFDINYKKPSVERLTFHLPGEQPVVFDDVDPINEVVNKPFIHNTKFLAWMDANKKYEEAKNLTYNQFPLKFVWKDSERQWYPRKKGHKIGRLHFVPPGIGEIYYLRTLLNYVKGPRSFAEIRTVNNVHYPTFKEACYAMSLLDDDKEYIDAIMEASHWGTGSNLRELFANYLLSNQFSRPEFVWNETWEYLTDDILSTQRMLLQLQDLVLSPTELKIFALSEIEKLLQSNHKSLSDFPTMPQPDLSMITARENRLIYDELNYDRHSLVEEYTRLMSTMTSEQRRIYDKIMTRVTENKPGLFFLYGYGGTGKTYIWRAMSAALRSKGDIVLTVASSGIAALLIPGGSTAHSRFSIPIQVDENSTCNIKQGSPLAELIVKAKLIIWDEAPMAHKHCFEAVDRTFRDILRFCDSRNINLPFGGKVVVLGGNFRQILPVIPKGTRQEVVHATINSSYLWDFCEVMTLHTNMRLLTDSLDSDFQQRKEFSDWILGIGDGNVGEDNDVDISVQIPDDLLIKSAGDSLTSIVYSTYPSFLDNMNDLSFFQDRAILAPKNDIVDKINDYMLGLIPGDRKTYLSFDSAYSPNSDVDNPDNVHTTEFFNTINGFGLPNHIVKLKVGVPVMLLRNINHSSGLCNGTRLIITRMGKYVLEGKVISGSNLGHKVYIPRLSLTPADVRIPFKFQRKQFPLTLSFAMTINKSQGQSLKHVGLYLSCSVFSHGQLYVALSRVTSRKGLKILAIDDESQDTNMTANVVYKEIFQKLS from the exons GTGGCAGATGAACTTGTGGCTGAACTTTCTGATCCAATGAATAGTGTTTTGTCCCCCGAGAAG CAACAATATGATGAGAAAAGCATCCGTCAAAGGACCTACGATGTTCTGAATGTTCTCATGGCAGTGGATATTATTTCCAAGGATAGAAAGGAAATACAATGGAAGGGTCTTCCTAGTCCTAGTCCTATTGAGGAGCTAAAG ACAGAGCGTCTTGAGATCAGGAATAGAATTGAAAGCAAAGCATCGTATCTGCAGGAGCTTGAGGAACAA TTTGTAGGTCTTAAGAACCTTGTTCAACGAAATGAGCAACTATATAGATCAGAAAATCCTCCCAGCGGAGGTTTATCTTTACCTTTTGTTCTGGTACAG ACGCCTCCGCATGCAACTGTTGAACTTGAAGTGGAAATATCAGAAGACAATCAAGATATGCAACTTGTTCATTTTGATTTCAATAG TGCCCCTTTTCAACTGTATGACGACAATTATGTGCTCAAATCAATGGAATTTTGTGATAGACCTCGGAGTGATATTGTTATGCTCACGGAAGAAGGGGAAGTTTCTAGCTTGTCAGGCTTGAATCAGTTACAGGTTCCTCCTTCAGTTCCTGGAATACTAGAG AACAATACAATGGAGTCAAACAAAAGGCGTAGATGTGGTTCGAGTTTGACATTATCTGGTATTACTAATG TTACTTCTTCATCATTGCATTCACAAGTGTCCAGCAAAAATGTGTTTCGAAAACCTTTGCATATTGGACCTGGTAAATATGTTCTCAAGCGCCCCAGAAGCCCACATAGAATAGATGAAAGTTCTCAAATGAATTTCGACAAATCTAACAATAAGGAAATATATGTGGAATGCAACGAGAATGGCGAAGAGTATGATGTTCCTGATAATAATTCTG TGTCCAGCGAAAATGTGTTTCGAAAACCTTTGCATATTGGACCTGGTAAATATGTTCTCAAGCGCCCCAGAAGCCCACATAGAAGAGATGAAACTTCTCTAATGAATTTCGACATATCTAACAATAAGGAAATATATGTAGAATGCAACGAGAATGGCGAAGAATATGATGTTCCTGATAATcattctttttttggttacattccTGATAATCATTCTG TTCAAGTTGTTACCTCACAATACTGGGACATTGGAGAACCAACATGCATTTGTGAGTACTGTGGTGCAATGATGTGGTCTGAAGAAAGACTGCGAAAGTCGTCTAAAGCAAAAAATCCAAAGTTTAATATGTGTTGCTTCCAAGGGAGGATTGTGATTCCTCATTACCATCCTCTTCCACAGCCACTGAATGATTTGTTTCACAAACATGACAAGAGAAGCAAATATTTTTTGGATAACATCAGATCATTCAATAGTATGTTTGCTTTCACATCTATGGGTGGGAAATTGAATAAGTCACTAAATGATGGAAATGCTACTCCAACTCTTCTCATGAATGGTGAAAACTATCATCAGATCGGAAGTTTGCTTCCACATCCAGGAATTCAGCCCAAGTTTGCtcaattatatatttatgaCACTGAAAATGAAATAAGTAACAGAATGTCAGTTGTAAG TATGAAAGACAATAGCTCTTCATTGAAAGCAACAATTGTTGATGATATTAAGAAAGTTCTCGATAATCATAATCCATATGCTCAAACATATAGGATGATTCGAGACAAAATTTGTGAAAATGATGTTCCGACATTGAAGTTGAGAATATTAGGCAAGAGAGGACGTGATGGTAGGAGATACAATCTTCCAACAACATCAGAAGTTGCAGCTTtaattgttggtgattttgaTGCAGCCGACTTTGAGAGAGATATAATTTTGGAGACTCAGTCAGGTTTATTGAAACGTATCTCAGCATTTGAACCTGCATATTTGCCATTACAATATCCCATGCTCTTTCCTCGAGGAGAAGATGGATTTAGGAAGGACATCCAATACAATGATGATTCAAATGCACCTACAATAAAAAGACGAACAATTACTCTTCGAGAGTGGTTTGCTTATAGGATCCAGCAGAGGATTACTGAACAATCAACTTTATTGTTTTCTAGACGTTTATTCCATCAGTTTCTGGTGGATGCTTATAGTATGATTGAGTCTTCACGGTTGAAATGGATTAGAAATCATCAAAAAGATTTGAGAGTTGAGATGTACAAGGGTCTTACAGAGGCCATTCTTAGAGGGGAGATTACTCCGTCAACAGCTGGCAAGAGAATTGTGTTGCCGTCATCTTTTACCGGAGGAGCACGCTATATGATTCAAAACTACCAGGATGCTATGACAATATGTGGATGGGCTGGACATCCTGATTTGTTCATCACTTTTACTTGCAATCATAAGTGGCCAGAATTGTGTGGATTTTTGAGCAAATACAAACTAAAGTCGAAAGACCGACCAGATTTAGTTTGCAGACTTTTCAAAATTAAACTCGATCATTTGATAAAAGAGATAAAGGAAGGAGAAATCTTTGGCAAAGTTAAAGCAG TGATATACACAATCGAATTTCAAAAGCGTGGACTACCGCATGCTCACATACTGGTATTTTTGCACCCTGGTAGTAGGCATGTACATCCTCAAGATATAGACAGAATAATCTGTGCTGAGATTCCAGATAAACATAGTGATCCTAAACTATTTAATATAGTGTCTGCGCTTATGATTCATAGTCCATGTGGTGATCAGAATAAAAATTCTCCATGCATGCATAATGGAAAATGTACCAAATATTTTCCAAAGAGGTTTGTTGACAACACAATTATTGACGCAGATGGATATCCAGTATACAGAAGGCGAGATAATGGCGTGTTTATTAGAAAGGGCGAGTTTTTGGTTGATAATAGATTTGTAGTGCCATATAATAGACATCTGCTGTTGAAGTACAATTCTCATATTAATGTTGAATGGTGTAACCAGTCTCGATCTTTGAAGTATTTGTTTAAATTTGTCAACAAAGGGCATGATCGTGTCACTGCAGGCTTCTATAACAATGATTCTAAATATGATGACGAAATAAAGTTGTATTATGATTGTAGATATTTGTCATCCTATGAAGCAGTTTGGAGAATTTTTACTTTTGACATTAACTACAAAAAACCTTCAGTGGAGAGGTTAACCTTCCATTTGCCAGGTGAACAACCAGTTGTTTTTGACGACGTTGATCCAATTAATGAGGTTGTCAATAAGCCATTTATTCATAATACCAAGTTTTTGGCGTGGATGGATGCAAATAAGAAGTATGAGGAAGCTAAGAATCTTACTTACAATCAATTTCCTCTGAAATTTGTTTGGAAAGATTCTGAACGTCAATGGTATCCCCGAAAAAAAGGTCATAAAATTGGAAGACTTCACTTTGTACCACCTGGAATTGGTGAGATATATTATCTCAGGACTTTGCTTAATTATGTTAAAGGCCCTCGATCATTTGCTGAAATAAGGACAGTGAACAATGTTCATTATCCGACATTCAAGGAGGCTTGCTATGCGATGAGTTTGTTAGATGATGACAAAGAGTACATAGATGCCATTATGGAGGCAAGCCATTGGGGTACAGGAAGTAATTTACGGGAGCTATTTGCAAATTATTTGTTGTCAAATCAGTTTTCTAGACCTGAATTTGTTTGGAACGAGACTTGGGAGTATTTGACTGATGACATATTGAGCACACAAAGAATGCTTCTTCAATTGCAAG ATTTGGTTTTATCTCCAACAGAGTTGAAGATCTTCGCATTGTCAGAGATTGAAAAATTGCTACAAAGCAATCACAAGAGTCTGTCAGACTTTCCTACAATGCCGCAGCCAGACTTGTCAATGATTACTGCAAGAGAAAATAGGCTCATATATGATGAGCTAAATTATGACAGACACTCTTTGGTTGAAGAATACACTCGATTGATGTCAACCATGACTTCAGAACAAAGGAGAATATATGACAAGATAATGACACGAGTCACTGAAAATAAACCTGGATTGTTTTTTCTTTACGGTTATGGCGGCACAGGAAAAACTTATATTTGGAGGGCTATGTCAGCAGCATTACGCTCAAAGGGAGATATTGTTCTAACGGTTGCATCTAGTGGAATAGCTGCTTTGCTGATTCCTGGTGGAAGTACTGCACATTCAAGGTTTTCCATTCCTATACAAGTTGATGAAAACTCAACTTGCAATATTAAGCAAGGAAGCCCCTTAGCAGAACTAATAGTCAAGGCAAAGCTCATCATATGGGATGAAGCTCCAATGGCACACAAACATTGTTTTGAAGCTGTTGATAGAACCTTCAGGGATATCCTTCGATTTTGTGATAGTAGAAACATAAATCTTCCTTTTGGTGGAAAAGTTGTAGTCTTGGGAGGAAATTTTCGACAAATTTTGCCAGTTATACCAAAAGGAACGAGACAAGAAGTAGTTCATGCTACAATCAACTCCTCCTATCTTTGGGATTTTTGTGAAGTGATGACATTACATACAAACATGAGGCTACTAACTGATAGTTTAGATTCTGATTTTCAGCAAAGAAAGGAGTTCTCTGATTGGATCTTAGGAATTGGTGATGGTAATGTTGGGGAAGACAATGATGTGGATATAAGTGTTCAAATTCCCGATGATTTGCTTATAAAAAGCGCAGGTGACTCACTCACATCCATTGTTTATAGCACATATCCTTCATTCTTGGATAATATGAACGATCTTTCATTTTTTCAAGATAGGGCTATATTAGCTCCTAAGAATGACATTGTTGACAAGATCAATGATTACATGTTGGGCTTAATTCCTGGCGATCGAAAAACATATCTTAGTTTTGATTCTGCATACTCACCCAATTCAGATGTTGATAATCCAGATAATGTGCACACTAcagaattttttaacacaattAATGGTTttggacttccaaatcacataGTGAAACTAAAAGTTGGGGTGCCAGTAATGTTATTGAGAAACATAAATCATTCTtcaggattatgcaatggaactcGACTAATCATTACAAGGATGGGAAAGTATGTTCTTGAAGGAAAAGTGATATCGGGAAGTAATCTTGGCCATAAGGTTTATATACCTAGATTATCGTTAACACCTGCTGATGTCAGAAttcctttcaaatttcaaaggAAGCAATTTCCTTTGACTCTTTCATTTGCAATGACTATTAATAAAAGTCAAGGGCAGTCGTTAAAGCATGTTGGGTTGTATCTTTCTTGTTCAGTTTTCTCACATGGTCAGCTATATGTGGCGCTTTCAAGAGTTACCTCGAGAAAAGGTTTGAAAATATTGGCAATTGATGATGAAAGTCAAGATACGAACATGACTGCAAATGTTGTTTATaaagaaatatttcaaaaattatctTAA
- the LOC123891145 gene encoding uncharacterized protein LOC123891145 isoform X6, with translation MRTQLQQLCVDKKEQELEVCGTEISGQSGSSSRSEQTTGIATGDNAAFEVNHLDIHDNDAGSRVVSNKKKKCQQRVSDGGDTSGMGLPQVTMKVFEKIESKGKTTFNEVADELVAELSDPMNSVLSPEKFVGLKNLVQRNEQLYRSENPPSGGLSLPFVLVQTPPHATVELEVEISEDNQDMQLVHFDFNSAPFQLYDDNYVLKSMEFCDRPRSDIVMLTEEGEVSSLSGLNQLQVPPSVPGILENNTMESNKRRRCGSSLTLSGITNVTSSSLHSQVSSKNVFRKPLHIGPGKYVLKRPRSPHRIDESSQMNFDKSNNKEIYVECNENGEEYDVPDNNSVSSENVFRKPLHIGPGKYVLKRPRSPHRRDETSLMNFDISNNKEIYVECNENGEEYDVPDNHSFFGYIPDNHSVQVVTSQYWDIGEPTCICEYCGAMMWSEERLRKSSKAKNPKFNMCCFQGRIVIPHYHPLPQPLNDLFHKHDKRSKYFLDNIRSFNSMFAFTSMGGKLNKSLNDGNATPTLLMNGENYHQIGSLLPHPGIQPKFAQLYIYDTENEISNRMSVVSMKDNSSSLKATIVDDIKKVLDNHNPYAQTYRMIRDKICENDVPTLKLRILGKRGRDGRRYNLPTTSEVAALIVGDFDAADFERDIILETQSGLLKRISAFEPAYLPLQYPMLFPRGEDGFRKDIQYNDDSNAPTIKRRTITLREWFAYRIQQRITEQSTLLFSRRLFHQFLVDAYSMIESSRLKWIRNHQKDLRVEMYKGLTEAILRGEITPSTAGKRIVLPSSFTGGARYMIQNYQDAMTICGWAGHPDLFITFTCNHKWPELCGFLSKYKLKSKDRPDLVCRLFKIKLDHLIKEIKEGEIFGKVKAVIYTIEFQKRGLPHAHILVFLHPGSRHVHPQDIDRIICAEIPDKHSDPKLFNIVSALMIHSPCGDQNKNSPCMHNGKCTKYFPKRFVDNTIIDADGYPVYRRRDNGVFIRKGEFLVDNRFVVPYNRHLLLKYNSHINVEWCNQSRSLKYLFKFVNKGHDRVTAGFYNNDSKYDDEIKLYYDCRYLSSYEAVWRIFTFDINYKKPSVERLTFHLPGEQPVVFDDVDPINEVVNKPFIHNTKFLAWMDANKKYEEAKNLTYNQFPLKFVWKDSERQWYPRKKGHKIGRLHFVPPGIGEIYYLRTLLNYVKGPRSFAEIRTVNNVHYPTFKEACYAMSLLDDDKEYIDAIMEASHWGTGSNLRELFANYLLSNQFSRPEFVWNETWEYLTDDILSTQRMLLQLQDLVLSPTELKIFALSEIEKLLQSNHKSLSDFPTMPQPDLSMITARENRLIYDELNYDRHSLVEEYTRLMSTMTSEQRRIYDKIMTRVTENKPGLFFLYGYGGTGKTYIWRAMSAALRSKGDIVLTVASSGIAALLIPGGSTAHSRFSIPIQVDENSTCNIKQGSPLAELIVKAKLIIWDEAPMAHKHCFEAVDRTFRDILRFCDSRNINLPFGGKVVVLGGNFRQILPVIPKGTRQEVVHATINSSYLWDFCEVMTLHTNMRLLTDSLDSDFQQRKEFSDWILGIGDGNVGEDNDVDISVQIPDDLLIKSAGDSLTSIVYSTYPSFLDNMNDLSFFQDRAILAPKNDIVDKINDYMLGLIPGDRKTYLSFDSAYSPNSDVDNPDNVHTTEFFNTINGFGLPNHIVKLKVGVPVMLLRNINHSSGLCNGTRLIITRMGKYVLEGKVISGSNLGHKVYIPRLSLTPADVRIPFKFQRKQFPLTLSFAMTINKSQGQSLKHVGLYLSCSVFSHGQLYVALSRVTSRKGLKILAIDDESQDTNMTANVVYKEIFQKLS, from the exons GTGGCAGATGAACTTGTGGCTGAACTTTCTGATCCAATGAATAGTGTTTTGTCCCCCGAGAAG TTTGTAGGTCTTAAGAACCTTGTTCAACGAAATGAGCAACTATATAGATCAGAAAATCCTCCCAGCGGAGGTTTATCTTTACCTTTTGTTCTGGTACAG ACGCCTCCGCATGCAACTGTTGAACTTGAAGTGGAAATATCAGAAGACAATCAAGATATGCAACTTGTTCATTTTGATTTCAATAG TGCCCCTTTTCAACTGTATGACGACAATTATGTGCTCAAATCAATGGAATTTTGTGATAGACCTCGGAGTGATATTGTTATGCTCACGGAAGAAGGGGAAGTTTCTAGCTTGTCAGGCTTGAATCAGTTACAGGTTCCTCCTTCAGTTCCTGGAATACTAGAG AACAATACAATGGAGTCAAACAAAAGGCGTAGATGTGGTTCGAGTTTGACATTATCTGGTATTACTAATG TTACTTCTTCATCATTGCATTCACAAGTGTCCAGCAAAAATGTGTTTCGAAAACCTTTGCATATTGGACCTGGTAAATATGTTCTCAAGCGCCCCAGAAGCCCACATAGAATAGATGAAAGTTCTCAAATGAATTTCGACAAATCTAACAATAAGGAAATATATGTGGAATGCAACGAGAATGGCGAAGAGTATGATGTTCCTGATAATAATTCTG TGTCCAGCGAAAATGTGTTTCGAAAACCTTTGCATATTGGACCTGGTAAATATGTTCTCAAGCGCCCCAGAAGCCCACATAGAAGAGATGAAACTTCTCTAATGAATTTCGACATATCTAACAATAAGGAAATATATGTAGAATGCAACGAGAATGGCGAAGAATATGATGTTCCTGATAATcattctttttttggttacattccTGATAATCATTCTG TTCAAGTTGTTACCTCACAATACTGGGACATTGGAGAACCAACATGCATTTGTGAGTACTGTGGTGCAATGATGTGGTCTGAAGAAAGACTGCGAAAGTCGTCTAAAGCAAAAAATCCAAAGTTTAATATGTGTTGCTTCCAAGGGAGGATTGTGATTCCTCATTACCATCCTCTTCCACAGCCACTGAATGATTTGTTTCACAAACATGACAAGAGAAGCAAATATTTTTTGGATAACATCAGATCATTCAATAGTATGTTTGCTTTCACATCTATGGGTGGGAAATTGAATAAGTCACTAAATGATGGAAATGCTACTCCAACTCTTCTCATGAATGGTGAAAACTATCATCAGATCGGAAGTTTGCTTCCACATCCAGGAATTCAGCCCAAGTTTGCtcaattatatatttatgaCACTGAAAATGAAATAAGTAACAGAATGTCAGTTGTAAG TATGAAAGACAATAGCTCTTCATTGAAAGCAACAATTGTTGATGATATTAAGAAAGTTCTCGATAATCATAATCCATATGCTCAAACATATAGGATGATTCGAGACAAAATTTGTGAAAATGATGTTCCGACATTGAAGTTGAGAATATTAGGCAAGAGAGGACGTGATGGTAGGAGATACAATCTTCCAACAACATCAGAAGTTGCAGCTTtaattgttggtgattttgaTGCAGCCGACTTTGAGAGAGATATAATTTTGGAGACTCAGTCAGGTTTATTGAAACGTATCTCAGCATTTGAACCTGCATATTTGCCATTACAATATCCCATGCTCTTTCCTCGAGGAGAAGATGGATTTAGGAAGGACATCCAATACAATGATGATTCAAATGCACCTACAATAAAAAGACGAACAATTACTCTTCGAGAGTGGTTTGCTTATAGGATCCAGCAGAGGATTACTGAACAATCAACTTTATTGTTTTCTAGACGTTTATTCCATCAGTTTCTGGTGGATGCTTATAGTATGATTGAGTCTTCACGGTTGAAATGGATTAGAAATCATCAAAAAGATTTGAGAGTTGAGATGTACAAGGGTCTTACAGAGGCCATTCTTAGAGGGGAGATTACTCCGTCAACAGCTGGCAAGAGAATTGTGTTGCCGTCATCTTTTACCGGAGGAGCACGCTATATGATTCAAAACTACCAGGATGCTATGACAATATGTGGATGGGCTGGACATCCTGATTTGTTCATCACTTTTACTTGCAATCATAAGTGGCCAGAATTGTGTGGATTTTTGAGCAAATACAAACTAAAGTCGAAAGACCGACCAGATTTAGTTTGCAGACTTTTCAAAATTAAACTCGATCATTTGATAAAAGAGATAAAGGAAGGAGAAATCTTTGGCAAAGTTAAAGCAG TGATATACACAATCGAATTTCAAAAGCGTGGACTACCGCATGCTCACATACTGGTATTTTTGCACCCTGGTAGTAGGCATGTACATCCTCAAGATATAGACAGAATAATCTGTGCTGAGATTCCAGATAAACATAGTGATCCTAAACTATTTAATATAGTGTCTGCGCTTATGATTCATAGTCCATGTGGTGATCAGAATAAAAATTCTCCATGCATGCATAATGGAAAATGTACCAAATATTTTCCAAAGAGGTTTGTTGACAACACAATTATTGACGCAGATGGATATCCAGTATACAGAAGGCGAGATAATGGCGTGTTTATTAGAAAGGGCGAGTTTTTGGTTGATAATAGATTTGTAGTGCCATATAATAGACATCTGCTGTTGAAGTACAATTCTCATATTAATGTTGAATGGTGTAACCAGTCTCGATCTTTGAAGTATTTGTTTAAATTTGTCAACAAAGGGCATGATCGTGTCACTGCAGGCTTCTATAACAATGATTCTAAATATGATGACGAAATAAAGTTGTATTATGATTGTAGATATTTGTCATCCTATGAAGCAGTTTGGAGAATTTTTACTTTTGACATTAACTACAAAAAACCTTCAGTGGAGAGGTTAACCTTCCATTTGCCAGGTGAACAACCAGTTGTTTTTGACGACGTTGATCCAATTAATGAGGTTGTCAATAAGCCATTTATTCATAATACCAAGTTTTTGGCGTGGATGGATGCAAATAAGAAGTATGAGGAAGCTAAGAATCTTACTTACAATCAATTTCCTCTGAAATTTGTTTGGAAAGATTCTGAACGTCAATGGTATCCCCGAAAAAAAGGTCATAAAATTGGAAGACTTCACTTTGTACCACCTGGAATTGGTGAGATATATTATCTCAGGACTTTGCTTAATTATGTTAAAGGCCCTCGATCATTTGCTGAAATAAGGACAGTGAACAATGTTCATTATCCGACATTCAAGGAGGCTTGCTATGCGATGAGTTTGTTAGATGATGACAAAGAGTACATAGATGCCATTATGGAGGCAAGCCATTGGGGTACAGGAAGTAATTTACGGGAGCTATTTGCAAATTATTTGTTGTCAAATCAGTTTTCTAGACCTGAATTTGTTTGGAACGAGACTTGGGAGTATTTGACTGATGACATATTGAGCACACAAAGAATGCTTCTTCAATTGCAAG ATTTGGTTTTATCTCCAACAGAGTTGAAGATCTTCGCATTGTCAGAGATTGAAAAATTGCTACAAAGCAATCACAAGAGTCTGTCAGACTTTCCTACAATGCCGCAGCCAGACTTGTCAATGATTACTGCAAGAGAAAATAGGCTCATATATGATGAGCTAAATTATGACAGACACTCTTTGGTTGAAGAATACACTCGATTGATGTCAACCATGACTTCAGAACAAAGGAGAATATATGACAAGATAATGACACGAGTCACTGAAAATAAACCTGGATTGTTTTTTCTTTACGGTTATGGCGGCACAGGAAAAACTTATATTTGGAGGGCTATGTCAGCAGCATTACGCTCAAAGGGAGATATTGTTCTAACGGTTGCATCTAGTGGAATAGCTGCTTTGCTGATTCCTGGTGGAAGTACTGCACATTCAAGGTTTTCCATTCCTATACAAGTTGATGAAAACTCAACTTGCAATATTAAGCAAGGAAGCCCCTTAGCAGAACTAATAGTCAAGGCAAAGCTCATCATATGGGATGAAGCTCCAATGGCACACAAACATTGTTTTGAAGCTGTTGATAGAACCTTCAGGGATATCCTTCGATTTTGTGATAGTAGAAACATAAATCTTCCTTTTGGTGGAAAAGTTGTAGTCTTGGGAGGAAATTTTCGACAAATTTTGCCAGTTATACCAAAAGGAACGAGACAAGAAGTAGTTCATGCTACAATCAACTCCTCCTATCTTTGGGATTTTTGTGAAGTGATGACATTACATACAAACATGAGGCTACTAACTGATAGTTTAGATTCTGATTTTCAGCAAAGAAAGGAGTTCTCTGATTGGATCTTAGGAATTGGTGATGGTAATGTTGGGGAAGACAATGATGTGGATATAAGTGTTCAAATTCCCGATGATTTGCTTATAAAAAGCGCAGGTGACTCACTCACATCCATTGTTTATAGCACATATCCTTCATTCTTGGATAATATGAACGATCTTTCATTTTTTCAAGATAGGGCTATATTAGCTCCTAAGAATGACATTGTTGACAAGATCAATGATTACATGTTGGGCTTAATTCCTGGCGATCGAAAAACATATCTTAGTTTTGATTCTGCATACTCACCCAATTCAGATGTTGATAATCCAGATAATGTGCACACTAcagaattttttaacacaattAATGGTTttggacttccaaatcacataGTGAAACTAAAAGTTGGGGTGCCAGTAATGTTATTGAGAAACATAAATCATTCTtcaggattatgcaatggaactcGACTAATCATTACAAGGATGGGAAAGTATGTTCTTGAAGGAAAAGTGATATCGGGAAGTAATCTTGGCCATAAGGTTTATATACCTAGATTATCGTTAACACCTGCTGATGTCAGAAttcctttcaaatttcaaaggAAGCAATTTCCTTTGACTCTTTCATTTGCAATGACTATTAATAAAAGTCAAGGGCAGTCGTTAAAGCATGTTGGGTTGTATCTTTCTTGTTCAGTTTTCTCACATGGTCAGCTATATGTGGCGCTTTCAAGAGTTACCTCGAGAAAAGGTTTGAAAATATTGGCAATTGATGATGAAAGTCAAGATACGAACATGACTGCAAATGTTGTTTATaaagaaatatttcaaaaattatctTAA